Within the Deinococcus sedimenti genome, the region GCCAATCTGCGTGCGGCGTCAGATGCGGGTGAGTGCCGATCTGCACAGCGAACCCGGCAGTTTCGAGCAGGTCAGCGTCATTGTCACTGTCTCCAAAAGCCACGGTGTAATCCAGCGGGATCCGTAGAGCGGCCGCAATGCGCCTTAGCGCCATGCTCTTGGTGGCGTTTTTGGGTGTCACTGAAACGAAATTTAAGTAAGGCTCAAGGCCGCCCGTGACCACCAGGTGAGGTTGCGTCGCCCGCAGGTGCTCCGCGTATGAAGCGGCTTGCGGGTGGCTGTAACGCACTTTATACGCGGTTTGTTTTCCTGCGGGCGTCAGGTAAGGGTAGTTGGCTGGAACCATGCCCGACACCACTGAAATGCGAGCGTCCGGGGCCTATCCCCGGACG harbors:
- a CDS encoding HAD family hydrolase; amino-acid sequence: MVPANYPYLTPAGKQTAYKVRYSHPQAASYAEHLRATQPHLVVTGGLEPYLNFVSVTPKNATKSMALRRIAAALRIPLDYTVAFGDSDNDADLLETAGFAVQIGTHPHLTPHADWQLAEQAELNGYLRRLIEQLHART